In the Streptomyces sp. SJL17-4 genome, CCCGCCGTGGTGGCGGCCGTCACCGACCAGGTCGCACGGCTCGGTCATGTGTCGAACCTGTTCGTCGCCGAGCCGCCGGTGGCGCTCGCGGAACGACTCCTCGGGCTGTTCGGCAGGCCTGGCGGCCGGGTCTTCTTCTCCAACTCCGGCGCGGAGGCCGTCGAGGCGGCCTTCAAGGCCGCCCGGCGGACCGGGCGCCCGCGGCTCGTCGCGATGGAGGGCGGCTTCCACGGCCGCACCATGGGCGCCCTGGCGGTCACGGGCCAGCGGGCGAAGCGCGAACCGTTCCTGCCGCTGCCCGGTGACGTGACGCACGTGCCGTTCGGCGACGTCGACGCGCTGCGGGCCGCGGTCTCGGAGGACACGGCGGCGGTCTTCGTCGAGCCCGTGCAGGGCGAGGCGGGCGTGATCCCCGCGCCCGACGGCTATCTGCGGGCCGCCCGTGCGATCACCCGTGCCACGGGCAGCCTGCTCGTCCTCGACGAGGTGCAGACCGGGATCGGCCGGACCGGTCACTGGTTCGCGCACCAGGCCGAGCCGGGCCTGGACCCGGACGTGGTGACGCTGGCCAAGGGGCTGGGAGGCGGTCTGCCGATCGGTGCCACGGTGGCGTTCGGGGCGGCCGGCGAGCTGTTGGGCCCTGGGCAGCACGGGTCGACCTTCGGTGGCAATCCGGTGGCCTGCGCGGCGGGTTCGGCCGTCCTGGAGACCATCGTGGCGGAGGGCCTCCTGGAGCACACCGTACGGATGGGTGAGCTGCTGCGGGCGGGGGTGGAGGCGCTGAAGCACCCCCTGGTGGCCGAGGTCCGGGGCGCGGGGCTGCTGCTCGGCGTCGTCCTGACCGAGCCGGTCGCCGCCCGGGTCCAGGGGGCGGCGCAGCGGGCCGGGTTCCTCGTCAACGCCGCCGGCCCCGGAACCGTACGGCTGGCTCCGGCGCTGACGGTGTCGGCGCGGGAGGTCGAGCGGCTGGTGGAGGCGCTGCCGGGAATCCTGGACGCGCGCTAGCCGGCCCGCTCGCGCGGCCCCCGAGCGCATCGCCCCCACCGTGGGGCCCCGAGCGCGTGGCCCCCGACCATGGGGCCACGCGGTCGGCCTCGTCCAGGTGCGGGGCGTCAGCCCTTCGCCGGCTCGGTCCGCCCGTCGACGTACGTCGCCACGACCTCGATCTCCCCGATCCGCGAGGTCTCGACGGCCCGGGGATCGTCCCCGAGGACCACCAGGTCGGCGCGCTTGCCGGGCGTGAGGCTGCCCGCGCTGTCGTCCCAGTGGCAGGCGTACGCACCGGCCACCGTGTAGGCGTGCAGGGCCTCGTCGACGGTGATGGCCTCGTCCGGGCCCATCGGCCGGCCGGAGGAGGAGGTGCGTTCCACCATGAACTGGATCGCGCGCAGCGGCGAGCCGTCCGTGACCGGCCGGTCGGAACTGCCGACGAGGGTGACGCCGTGGTCGAGGAAGCCCCGGCCCCGGTACATCCAGGGCGCCCGCCGCTCCCCCATGACGTCCGCGTAGTCGTCGCCGAAGGAGCGGAGGAAGTGGGGCTGGATCACGGCGCTGACGCCGAGCCGGGCGAAGCGGGGCAGCTGGTCCGGGCGGATCAGCCCCGCGTGTTCCACGCGGTGCCGGGCTGCCGGGCGGGGCCGGAGCTGCTGCGCGCGCTCCAGGGCGTCCAGGGCGAGGTCGGCGGCGCGGTCGCCGATGGCGTGGACGGCGAGCTGCCATCCGGCGAGGTGGCCGTCGACGATGAGGTCCGCGATCCGGTCGGGGGCGTCCTGGAACTGTCCGGTGTGGGACATGCCCTCGTACGGTTCGGTGAGCGCCGCCGTACGGGCCATCATGCCGCCGTCGGTGTAGATCTTGAGGGCTCCGAGGGAGAGCCAGTCGTCGCCGAAGCCCGTGCGCAGCCCGAGGTCGAGGGCGCGCGGGATGCCGTCGTT is a window encoding:
- a CDS encoding acetylornithine transaminase, which codes for MTVTVPLRDRWRAVMMDTYGTPPLALVRGEGRTVWDESGRAYTDFTGGIAVNTLGHAHPAVVAAVTDQVARLGHVSNLFVAEPPVALAERLLGLFGRPGGRVFFSNSGAEAVEAAFKAARRTGRPRLVAMEGGFHGRTMGALAVTGQRAKREPFLPLPGDVTHVPFGDVDALRAAVSEDTAAVFVEPVQGEAGVIPAPDGYLRAARAITRATGSLLVLDEVQTGIGRTGHWFAHQAEPGLDPDVVTLAKGLGGGLPIGATVAFGAAGELLGPGQHGSTFGGNPVACAAGSAVLETIVAEGLLEHTVRMGELLRAGVEALKHPLVAEVRGAGLLLGVVLTEPVAARVQGAAQRAGFLVNAAGPGTVRLAPALTVSAREVERLVEALPGILDAR
- a CDS encoding amidohydrolase: MLCTRLTNARILTMDPDHPVAHDLGIWRGRIVGLDEAVTSLPAREVVDLQGATVLPGFIDSHVHLAWAGLKANTPTIAPCERVDDVLAVIAEAADRAAEGAWVDVAGYDQRALGRHLTATEIDRVAQGRRIFLMHDSGHACVVNSAVLGLLPAEVPHQDGFLAESAMTAVRRLRLPYSQEELADAIERAGRTCLAEGITACAEAGIGGGLLGHSPVELGAYQLLRDQGRLPLRVQLMAAGDTLRPRAAHRNDGIPRALDLGLRTGFGDDWLSLGALKIYTDGGMMARTAALTEPYEGMSHTGQFQDAPDRIADLIVDGHLAGWQLAVHAIGDRAADLALDALERAQQLRPRPAARHRVEHAGLIRPDQLPRFARLGVSAVIQPHFLRSFGDDYADVMGERRAPWMYRGRGFLDHGVTLVGSSDRPVTDGSPLRAIQFMVERTSSSGRPMGPDEAITVDEALHAYTVAGAYACHWDDSAGSLTPGKRADLVVLGDDPRAVETSRIGEIEVVATYVDGRTEPAKG